One Microbacterium marinum genomic window carries:
- a CDS encoding PhzF family phenazine biosynthesis protein — protein sequence MGISATVVNVFCDAEGNHGNPLGIIWASASTRRQEQQIAADLGFSETVFIDDVDAHEVRARIFTPTTELPFAGHPTVGLASWLRSAGDDITSVIVPAGVARVRPDGDRVFVNAMVDWAPAFELEQLDSPADVDAVDPDAYAFGAHYVWAWSSPDRGRIRSRMFAPALGIREDEATGAAAIRLTAALGADLDIRQGTGSQIFTHRRYLGQQVEVGGRIARERTVAVH from the coding sequence ATGGGAATCTCCGCGACCGTCGTGAACGTGTTCTGCGACGCCGAGGGGAACCACGGCAATCCCCTCGGGATCATCTGGGCATCGGCATCCACGCGCCGGCAGGAGCAGCAGATCGCCGCCGATCTCGGCTTCAGCGAAACCGTCTTCATCGACGACGTCGACGCACATGAGGTCCGGGCGCGCATCTTCACGCCGACGACCGAGCTGCCGTTCGCCGGTCACCCCACGGTCGGGCTCGCCTCTTGGCTGCGCTCCGCCGGTGACGACATCACCTCCGTGATCGTGCCCGCCGGCGTTGCGCGCGTGCGCCCGGACGGTGATCGCGTCTTCGTCAATGCCATGGTCGACTGGGCGCCGGCCTTCGAGCTCGAGCAGCTCGACTCACCCGCCGACGTGGATGCCGTCGACCCCGACGCCTACGCCTTCGGCGCGCACTACGTCTGGGCGTGGTCCTCCCCCGACCGAGGGCGCATCCGCTCGAGGATGTTCGCACCGGCTCTCGGCATCCGAGAGGACGAAGCGACCGGCGCCGCCGCGATCCGACTGACCGCGGCCCTCGGCGCCGACCTCGACATCCGGCAGGGCACCGGATCGCAGATCTTCACCCACCGGCGCTACCTCGGCCAACAGGTCGAGGTCGGCGGACGGATCGCC